A window of Nonomuraea angiospora genomic DNA:
CGCGGATCGCCCTCCACGAGGAGTCCGGCCGCGACAGCGGCGTGCGCGGCACCCCCACGCTCTTCCTGAACGGCGTGCGCTACCAGGGCGGTCTGGACGAGGGGTCGATCAGCCGAGCATTGGACGATCTACGCAAATCCCCGTAGCGTCGTCGCGTCCGGCTTCTCCCCGATCGGAGCTTCCTGATGCTTGCCGACATCAGCAACATCCTCACCTTCGCCGTGATGGGCATCCTGTTCCTCTTCGGCGTCATCGTGACCGTGATGGCTCGACGCGAGCACGGCTCGGCAGCGATGATCGGCATGTCGGGCTGCATCCTGCTCCTGCTGGGGCTGGCGTTCGACGGCTTCCGCTCTTTCGTGCTGTATCCGCAGCTGGGCGCGTCGATCGGCGTCGAGGCCGTGACCGTCACCAACCTGGTCTCCCTGCTCTTCAACGCGGGCGGCACGGCCCTGCTGATCTGGGCCGTGGTGGCCCGGCGCAAGCCGCAGCCCGCCCAGCCGCAGCCCGCCCAGCCGCAGGGCCCCGTCCAGCCTCAGCAGGGCCCCGGCTGGCCTCAGCAGGGCCCCGGCTGGCCGCAGCAACCCCCGTATCCGCAGCAGCCGTACCCGCAACAGCCGCAGCCCGGCTGGCAGAACCCGCAGCAGCCGCCCTACGGTCACGGCCAGAGCTGACCGACCCGCGGGACGAGTCCCCCGGGGAAGTGTGACAATGGGAGGGCACGCCCCCACTCTCCGCAGCGGCTCCTGAGGAGATCATGACTCGAGAGCAACCTGACCCGCAGGGACAGGACCCCCACCAGACGATCAGACACCGCAAGCCCTCCCCGACACAGCCCTTCCCGGCGCAGCCCGCCCCGCAGGGACCTCCCGGACAGGTCCCGCCGCCACGGCGCGGAAACCCGCCCCCGCAGGGCCCCCCGACCGTGCGCGTGCCGCCACCCCCGGCCCCGCCGACCGTGCGCGTGCCCAGGCCCGGGCGGCCCCAGGATCCGCCCTCCACGCAGCGGCTCCCCTACACGCCGGACATGCTGCCCGACGTGTCCCACTACGAGGCCAAGCCGCCTAGATCGGCCTGGTGGTGGGCGATCGTGGCCGGTTCGCTGGTGCTGCTGGTGGCGGCCGTCGCGGTGGCGGCGATCCTGTGGGCCCGCTCCAACGCCTAGCCCGCCCGCCGGGTGAAGTCCATCGTCCAGTTCGTCTCCCAGGTCAGCCCGCCGTCCGCCGAGAACGCCTGCTCCCAGCGGGCCGCGTCCGGGCCGAGCACCGTCCAGATGAACCGGCACCGCACCCGCCTGCCCTCACACGTCTCCTCCCCGTAGAACTCGCCCCGGTTCCCCTCGAACTCGCCCACCATGGGCGAGGTGTCGAGCATGCCCGTCGTGCTGCTGGCCCAGTAGATCGACCACTGCCGCGACGCGGGGTTGTACACGCGCACGGTCATCCCGCTGGACCCCTTGGACGGGAACGTGATCTCGTCGAAGCTGGCCGCCCCGTCGAAGTGCCGGCTGGCCACCGAACGGCCGGGGAACTCGTCCCATTCGTCGCTGCCGGCGAGCGGCTTCACGAGCCTGCGGTTGTCAACGTCCCAGTGTCCGGCGAGAAAGTCGAAATCGTTCATGCGGGCGACGCTAGGCCGGGGTCACTGACAGGTAGTGTCAGTGAATGTGCGTGCTTCCCGCCTGGTCTCGATCCTGCTGCTCCTGCAGACGCGCGGCCGGATGACCGCGCAGGATCTGGCCGAGCGGCTGGAGGTCTCGGTACGCACCATCTACCGCGACGTCGAGTCCCTGCACGCCGCCGGCATCCCCCTGTACGGCGACGCGGGCCCGAAGGGCGGCTACCAGCTGCTCGACGGCTACCGCACCCGGCTCACCGGGCTGACGGCCGACGAGGCCGAGTCGCTGTTCCTGGCCGGCCTGCCGGGTCCGGCGGCGGAGCTGGGGCTGGGCGCGGTGGTCACGGCCGCGCAGCTCAAGCTCATGGCGGCGCTGCCGGTCGAGCTGCGCGACCGCGCCGGACGCATCCAGGAGCGCTTCCACCTCGACGCGCCCACCTGGTACCGCGACCAGGAGCCGGTGACCTACCTGCCCGCCGTGGCCGACGCCGTCTGGAACGAGCGCCGCATCCAGGTCAGATACCGCCGCTGGAAGGCGCCCCAGGAGGTGGAGCGGCGGCTGGACCCGTACGGGCTGGTCGTCAAGGCCGGGCGGTGGTATCTCGTCGCGCGGGCGGGCGAGGACGTGCGCACCTACCGCGTCTCGCAGATCCTCGACCTGCACCCGCTCCCCGAGAGCTTCACCAGGCCGGACGGCTTCGACTTAGCGGCCTACTGGCAGGGATACCTGGCCGAGTTCGAGGCCCGGCTGCGGCGGGGCGAGGCGGTGCTCCGGCTGTCGCCGCGCGGCGTCGAACGCGTGCCCGACCTCATGACCCCCGGCGTGGTGGCGGCGGCCAGGGAGAGCGCCCAACCGCCCGACGAGGAGGGCTGGACGCGGGTCACGGTGCCGATCGAGTCGATCGAGCACGCGCTGGCCGAGTTCCTGCGGCTGGGCACGGACGCCGAGGTGCTCGCCCCCGCCGAGCTGCGT
This region includes:
- a CDS encoding helix-turn-helix transcriptional regulator; amino-acid sequence: MRASRLVSILLLLQTRGRMTAQDLAERLEVSVRTIYRDVESLHAAGIPLYGDAGPKGGYQLLDGYRTRLTGLTADEAESLFLAGLPGPAAELGLGAVVTAAQLKLMAALPVELRDRAGRIQERFHLDAPTWYRDQEPVTYLPAVADAVWNERRIQVRYRRWKAPQEVERRLDPYGLVVKAGRWYLVARAGEDVRTYRVSQILDLHPLPESFTRPDGFDLAAYWQGYLAEFEARLRRGEAVLRLSPRGVERVPDLMTPGVVAAARESAQPPDEEGWTRVTVPIESIEHALAEFLRLGTDAEVLAPAELRDRMAATTAELAARYHPA